DNA from Microvirga ossetica:
GAAGGCGCATGTGGCCGGCGACACCGCAGGCTCCGCGCGCGAGGTGGCGGAGTGGAAGGATCCGAGCCGGGCGTCGCTCTCGCCCCGCATGGCGGCCGACATCTACGGCCTGAGGATCCTGGCCGAGAACGTCGAGGACGAGGCGCACAACACCACCCGCTTCGTCATCCTCTCCAAGGCGCCGCAATGGGCGCCGGCCGGACCGGAGCCGGTCGTGACGTCCTTCGTCTTCCGCGTCCGCAACCTGCCGGCGGCGCTCTACAAGGCGCTGGGCGGCTTCGCCACCAACGGCGTCAACATGACCAAGCTCGAAAGCTACATGCTGGAAGGCGATTTCACCGCGACGCAGTTCTATGCCGAGGTGGACGGGCATCCGGAGGATGCGGGCCTGCGGCGCGCGCTGGAGGAGCTCGAGTTCTTCTCCCGCGAGCTGCGCATCCTCGGCGTCTACGCGGCCGACCCGTTCCGGGAAAAAGTCCGGGAAGCGGCCGAGTGACGATCCTCGTCCGCGAGGCGGTCGAGGCCGACGTGGAGGGCATCGCCCGGGTCCACGTCCAGGGCTGGCGCGAATCCTACAAGGACTTTCTCAGTCCCGAGGCGCTCGCCGGCCTGTCGGTCGAGGAGCGCATGCGGATGTGGCAGGGTGCATTCGCCAGGCCCGATCCGCGGGCCAAGACGCTCGTGGCCGAGACCGGCGCCGGCGAGATCGTCGGCTTCGCCAGCGGCGGGCCGATCCGGAGCGAAACGGCTGAGCTGCTCGGCACGGAGGCCGAAATCTTCGCGATCTACCTGCTCGACAGGGTCAAGCGGCAGGGTATCGGCCGCAGGCTCATGACCGGTGTCTTCGACCATCTCGGCGGCCAGGGCTTGGGCTCGGCCGGCCTGTGGGTGCTGAAGGATAACCTCTCCGCACGCCGCTTCTACGAAACGCTCGGCGGCACGCCGGGACCCGAGCAGACCTTCGACGTGCGCGGCCAGAACGTCGTCGAAATCGCCTACCGGTTCGCGCTGGCGCAGCGGGTGTGAGTTCGCCAGGTGTCATCCCCGGCGAGGGACGGGGATTCATGGCGTTGCGCTGGATTCCCTTCCCCTCCGATGGCTGCGCCATCTCCGGCCGGGAATGACACGGCTTGCCACCCGCCTCATCATACCAAGTGTCGCGGCTACCCCCATCCTGAACCGTCAAAGCCACCCGCCCACGTCATCACCGGCCTCGTGCCGGTGATCCCGATGCGAAAGGCGCCGCGCTCGTCCATATCGGGATGGCCGGCACAAGGCCGGCCAAGACAGTGGGAGTGTGACGAGAGGGCGACGAGAGGGGCGAGCGGAAGAGCGCGGGCAACGTTATGTTCTCACTTTGTTCTTGACAATAGTCCCAGCCTCGGCTATACCCTTGCGCAAGATCTGCTCCTGACGAGGGGCGCGCTCGCGAGGCGTCGCAGTGTGGGAGCAGGCACGGTCCCGTGACAGGTCTCGCAAACCTGTCGACGGGAGGCCCAGGCTGTGCGCCGCTGACTAGGGATTGGGTCGAGGCCGCCGCTGACCTTGCGGTCGCCGCCTCGGGCAGTCACTGAGCCGGCACCGCCTGTCCGCCTAAAAAAGCCGTGCGCGAAGCGGCCTCCCGGCTCTTCCATCATCACCATGCATCAGCGAGCCGGGCCGCCCTTCGCGCCACCCTCGATACCTGAAAGGCTCGGAGCCCAAAGCTCCGGGCCCATAGGTGCTGGCTGTTTGACAGGCAAACCAACAGCGTCATCCCGGACGAGCGGAGTGAGATCCGGGATCGCTTTCAGAATAAAGCGCTGTCATCCCGGCGAAGGCCGGGATCCATAACCACGACCTTCGACCATCGGCACCGTCAGCGTTTCTGGATTCCCGCTTCCGCAGGAATGACAGTGTCGAGGTTCACGCGCCCCACTTGCCAAGCGATCCTGGATCGCCCGCTCCGGCCGGGATGATCCACTTCAGGCGCTTAATCCTTCACCCATTCCCGGATCAGGTGGTTGGCGATCGCGATCGGGACGGGGGCGTTGAAATGCGCGTGGGTGCCCGCCAGCATCTGCCGGATGTCGTCCTTCGTGAACCAGCGGGCATCCTCCAGCTCCTCGCCGTCGAAGCGGATCTCGTCGGTGAGCGCCTCGCCGATGCAGCCGATCATGATGTTCGACGGAAACGGCCACGGCTGCGAGGTCATGTAGCGCACCGCGCCGACCCGGATGCCGGCCTCCTCGAAGGTCTCGCGCCGCACTGCGTCCTCGATGGTCTCGCCCGGTTCCAGGAAGCCTGCGAGGCAGGAATACATCCTCTCGGCAAAGCGCGGCTGTCGGCCCATCAGGCATTTGTCGCCGCGCACGATCAGCATGATCACCACCGGGTCGGTGCGCGGAAAATGCTGGGTGCCGCAGGACGCGCAGTCGCGCCGGAACCCGGCCTGGGCCGCTTGCGTCGGCGCGCCGCAATTGGCGCAGAAGCGGTGGCGCCGGTGCCAGTCGAGCAGGGATTTCGCCATGGCGAGCATCCCGAGCTCCTCCGCCGGCACGAGGCCGCGCACGGCGATCGAGCGCAGGTCCACGACCGCGAAAGCCGGGTCGTCCTGGAACGGCTCGGCCGCCTCGGGTTCCGCCAGGGTCGCCACGACGGGGCGCTCTCCCAACGTCCCGAGGAAGATCTGTTCCCGATGGGCGGGGAGGCGGCTCAGGATGGCGGCCGGATGCAGGCTCGTCCCAGGCTCCCCGGCCCGGAGGATCGGCAGGTCGCCGGCCAGGATGATCATGGCGGCGCGGGGATCGTGCAAGGCCTTGGCGAGAGCCTCCGGATCCCGCTCGGCACTGTGGCGCACGAGCGGGTTCGAGATATAGGCGATGGGTCGGGTCATGGGGTCAGGCCGATGCGAAGAGAGTGGCGGCACGCTCGATCAAGGCACTTGCCGCATGGTCGGGATAGGGCGTCCGGGTGCCGTGGCCCCAGACCGGGCCGGGCCAGGCCGGATCGGAGCGGAAGCGCCCGATCACATGGACATGGAGCTGCGTCACGATGTTGCCCAGCGCGCCAACGTTCACCTTGTCGGGCTTGGACAGCTCCAGCATCACCTTGGTAGCGATGCGGATCTCCTGCATCAGCTGGGCGGATTGCTCCTCCGAGAGATCGGTGATCTCGCTCACCCCCTCGACGCGCGGAACCAGCACGAACCAGGGAAAACGTGCGTCGTTCAGAAGCAGGACGGATGAGAGGGCGAGGTCGCCGACGGGGATCGTGTCGGCGTCGAGCCGGGAATCGAGCTGGAATGTCATGGGGCTATGTAACCGAGCCTGCGGCGCGATGTCAGCCTCGCTCATACGTCATCCCGGACGAAGCGAAGCGGAGATCCGGGATCGCAGGCCGGACAAGGCGCCATTCTCGTCCGGCGATCCCGGGTTCTGCTGACGCAGCCCCGGGATGACAGCCTCTGGATAACTGTTTCCAACTTGCGTTTCCCGGCCGAACCGCCCATATAGCCGGTGGGAGGTTGGCGAGGGACGTCTCACTCGCCAATCGGGTCAGGTCCGGAAGGAAGCAGCCCTAACGAGACCGAACGGGTCTTCGTCCAGCCTCCCACCTTAAAAGTTTCTCCAAAGCCTTGCAGTCGATGGACGATACCACAGCCGGCACGCCCCTGAACGACGAGCCGGCCCTGCCGGGCTTCCCCGCCGCGCCGGCCCCCACGGCGCCGGCCTCTCCCTACCGCGTCCTTGCCCGCAAATACCGCCCCAAGACCTTCGACGACCTCATCGGTCAGGAGGCGATGGTGCGCACCCTTTCGAACGCCTTCGAGACAGGCCGCATCCCGCAGGCCTGGATGCTCACCGGCGTCCGCGGCGTCGGCAAGACCACGACGGCCCGCATCCTGGCGCGCGGCCTGAACTACCAGAAGGCCGACGGCTCCGGGAAGCCGACCATCCACATGCCCGAGCTCGGCGTCCATTGCGAAGCAATCATGGAATCGCGCCACGTGGACGTGCTCGAGATGGACGCCGCCTCGCATACGGGCATCGACGACGTCCGCCAGATCATCGACGGCATCCGCTATTCTCCCGTATCGGCCCGCTACAAGGTCTACATCATCGACGAGGTCCACATGCTCTCGGAGAAGGCGTTCAACGCCTTCCTGAAGACGCTGGAGGAGCCGCCGCCGCACGCGAAGTTCATCTTCGCCACCACCGAGATCCGGAAAGTGCCGGTCACGATCCTGTCCCGCTGCCAGCGCTTCGACCTGCGCCGCATCGAGGCGGACAAGCTCGTGGCGCATTTGGGCCGCATCTGCGATGCCGAAGGCGTGCAGGCCGACCAGGAAGCGCTCGCCGCCATCGCCCGTGCGGCTGAAGGCTCGGCGCGCGATTCGCTCTCCCTGATGGATCAGGCCATCGCCCATGGCGCCGGCCTCGTGACGCCCGACACCGTGCGCGACATGCTGGGGCTTGCCGACCGCACGCAGGTCATCGACCTGTTCGAGACGGTGATGCGCGGCGACGTGCCGGCGGCCTTCGCGGGCCTTCGCTCGCAATACGATGCCGGCGCGGACCCGGCTGTGATCCTCTCCGATCTCGCCGCCTTCTCGCATATCGTCACCCGCCTCAAGCTGATCCCCGAAGCTGCGAGGGATCCCGCTCTCTCCGAGATCGAGCGGACCCGCGGCACGGATTACGCCCAAAAATTGTCCGTGCGCACCCTGTCGCGCGCCTGGCAGATTCTTCTGAAAGGCATCCCCGAGGTGCAGGCGTCGAACCGCCCGATTGCGGCGGCCGAGATGGTTATCGTGCGTCTCGCCTATGCGGCCGATCTGCCGACGCCGGACGAGGCCCTGCGCGCGCTGAAAGACGGCGCTCCGGTGCCCTCGGGCGGTCCGTCCGCTCCCGCGCCGCGGCCTTCCGGCCCCGCCACTTCCGGCAATATGGCGCTGGCGACGTCGCAGGCTCATCCGCAGCCGCGCCCGCAATCCGCGGCACCTGAGCCGACCATGCGCCTGCGCCGCTTCGAGGACGTGGTGGCCTTGGCCGGCGAGAAGCGTGAGATCGTGCTGAAGGCGCAGCTCGAACGGGAGGTGCGCCTCGTCCGCTTCGAGGAGGGCCGCATCGAGCTCAGCCTCATCGAGGGCGGCAGCCGCACCATCGCCAACGACCTCACCCGCGCACTCCAGCAATGGACCGGCGAACGCTGGATGGTCGCGCTCTCCTCGGAAGAGGGGCAGCAGACGCTGCACGAGAAGGCAGCCGCCGCCGAGCGCGAGCGCAAGGAGGGTGCTGCCAACCATCCGCTCGTGCAGGCGGTGCTGTCGAAATTTCCCGGCGCACAGATCGTCAACGTGATCGAGCGCACGGAGAAGCCCGGCGAGGACGCGGAAACCGAGATCCTCGGCGAAGAGGATGCGGCTGCGGCACACGAGGCCGAAGACGACGACGATCTGTTTTAATTCAAGGATACGGTCATGAAGGACATCATGGGATTGATGAAGCAGGCTCAGGCGATGCAGCAGAAGCTGCAGGACGCCCAGGCCGAGCTCGACACTCTCGAAGTCGACGGCACGTCCGGCGGCGGTGTGGTGACCGTGAAGGTGACCGGCAAGGGCAGCCTCAAGTCCATCGCTATCGACCCTTCTCTCATGAACCCGGACGAGAAGGAGATCCTCGAGGATCTCATCGTGGCCGCCATGAACGATGCCCGCGGCAAGGCCGAGCGCGCCGCGCAGGAGCGCATGGAGAGCATCACCAAGGGCCTGCCGCTGCCTCCGGGCCTGAAGCTGTTCTGAGCATCCTAAATGGCCCAGCACGTTGCCGGACCTGAGATCGAGCGCCTGATCCAGCTGCTCGCCCGCCTGCCGGGCTTGGGCCCGCGCTCGGCGCGGCGCGCGGCTTTGCATCTCATCAAGAAGCGCGAGACGCTGCTCAACCCGTTGAGCGATGCCATGCGCATCGCCAACGAGCGCATCGTCGTGTGCTCGTCCTGCGGCAATGTCGACACGCAGGATCCCTGCACCATCTGCCGGGACGCCAAGCGCGATCCGTCCATCCTCGTGGTGGTCGAGGACGTGTCCGATCTCTGGGCGCTGGAGCGTTCCGGCGCGGTCAATGCGAAATATCACGTGCTCGGCGGCGTGCTCTCGCCGCTCGACGGCGTGCGGCCCGAGCATCTCAACCTGGACAGTCTCGTTGCCCGCGCCTCCGAGCCCGGCGTCGCTGAAGCGATCCTGGCGCTCAACGCCACGGTCGACGGGCAGACCACGGCCCATTACATCACCGAGCTTCTCGCCCATCTGCCCATCAAGGTGACGAAGCTCGCCCACGGCGTGCCGGTCGGCGGCGAACTCGACTACCTCGACGAGGGCACGCTCTCCGCCGCGATCCGGCAGCGCACGTCGTTCTGAATCGGACGTCTTGCAGGTGACAGCTGCATGCGCCGTTGATAATCAGGCGGCAACGAAATCCTTGCCCCGAGTTGCCCATGTCCAATGCTGACCTGTCCCGAACCATCGACGCCGCCTGGGAAGACCGGGCCAATGTGACCCCCTCCACCACGGGAGCCGTGCGCGAGGCCGTGGAGGAGGCGATGAACCTCCTCGATTCCGGCAAGGCACGCGCGGCCGAGAAGGTCGGCGGCGAGTGGCAGGTGCATGAGTGGCTGAAGAAGGCCGTGCTGCTGTCTTTCCGCCTCAACGACATGAGCATCATCAAGGGCGGGCCGGGCGAGGCCACGTGGTGGGACAAGGTGCCCTCCAAGTTCGACGGCTGGGGCGAGAACCGCTTCCGCGAAGCCGGCTTCCGTGCGGTTCCGAACTGCATCGTGCGGCGCAGCGCCTATATCGCGCCCGGCGTCATCCTGATGCCGTCCTTCGTCAATCTCGGCGCCTATGTGGACGAGGGCACCATGGTCGACACCTGGGCGACCGTCGGTTCCTGCGCCCAGATCGGCAAGAACGTGCATCTCTCCGGCGGCGTCGGCATCGGCGGCGTGCTTGAGCCGCTCCAGGCCAGTCCCACCATCATCGAGGACAATTGCTTCATCGGTGCCCGTTCCGAGGTAGTGGAAGGCGTGATCGTGGGCGAGGGCTCGGTGCTCTCCATGGGCGTGTTCATCTCGGCCTCGACCAAGATCATCGACCGCAACACCGGCGAGGTCTTCGTCGGCCGCGTGCCGCCCTATTCCGTGGTTGTGCCCGGCTCGCTCCCTGGCAAGCCGCTCCCGGACGGCACCCCCGGCCCATCCCTCTATTGCGCCGTTATCGTTAAGCGCGTCGATGCGCAGACCCGGGCGAAGACGGGGATCAACGAGCTGTTGCGCGACTGATCCGATGGAACCCTCGCCCCTCTTTCTCGCCCAGTCGCTCCTGCGCTGCCCCTCCGTGACGCCGGAGGAGGGCGGCGCGCTTGCCTTCATCGAGAGCGTTCTCAAGGGGGCGGGGTTCGAGGTCCATCGTCCGGTCTTCTCCGAGCCCGGCACGCCGGACGTGGAGAACCTCTATGCCCGCTACGGCACAGGGCAGCCCTACATGCTGTTCGCCGGTCATACGGACGTGGTGCCGCCGGGCGACGTGAGCCGGTGGCAATACGATCCGTTCGGCGGCGAGATCCATGGCGGCGAACTCTATGGGCGCGGCGCCGTGGACATGAAGGGCGGCATCGCCTGCATGATGGCGGGGGCGCTCGCCTTCATCCGCGACAACCCGGACTTCAAGGGCTCCATCGGCTTCCTGATCACGGGGGACGAGGAGGGGCCGGCGGTCAACGGCACGGTAAAACTCCTCGAATGGGCGAAGGGCCGCGGCGAGCGCTTCGACCATTGCATTCTCGGCGAGCCGACGAACCCGAACCAGCTCGGCGACATGATCAAGATCGGGCGGCGCGGGTCGCTCACGGGTCGGATCGTAGTCGAGGGCAAGCAGGGACACGTGGCCTATCCGCATCTCGCCGACAATCCGATCCCTGGCATGATGCGCCTGCTCGACGGGCTCCTGAGGGAGCCGCTCGACCGGGGAACGGATCATTTCGATGCCTCGAACCTGGAGGTGACCACGATCGACGTAGGCAATCCGGCGGCCAATGTGATCCCGGCCGAGGCGAAGGCGACCTTCAATATCCGCTTCAACGATCTCTGGACGCCGCACAGCCTGGAGGCGGAGATCGAGCGCCGCCTGCGCGAGGCCGCCGGCAACACCGTGCACTACACTCTGAAGGTCGAGCCGACCAACGCGGTCGCCTTCCTTACCCCTCCGAATGCCTTTGTGAGCTTCATCGCCGAGGCCATCGAGGCCGAGACCGGCGCGAAGCCGAAGCTCTCCACGACCGGCGGCACATCGGACGCTCGCTTCATTGTGAAGGACTGCCCGGTGGTCGAGTTCGGCCTCGTCGGGCAGACCATGCACCAGATCGACGAACGCGTGGCCGTGGCCGATCTGGACCGGCTCGCAACGATTTACCGAAAAGTGCTCGACGCTTATTTCGCCGCCTGAAATCGAGCGAAGAGCTTGACTATTTAGACTAAAGTCGAAGAATAGCCGGAACGTTTTGAAGCTTCCGTCCATTTTCGTGGGCAATCGCCTGCCACGAAGGGGCCGCTCATGATCGTCACGGCTGATGAGGTCAACCGCTCGTTCAGAGGAACGCTCGACCTGCTCAACAGCAGGGCGGAGGGACTCAAATCCTTCGACATGAGCGAGAGGGGCTTCTGGCGCTCCTTCACCGCGCTCTGGCTGACCCTGCCGGCCTACGTGGTTTCCCTCGCCTTCGAGCGCCTTCGCCTCGGCCTGCTCCAGCCCGATCGCTCCCTGCTCGACAATGTCTGGGTCGACATCGTCGTCGCTTTCGGTCACGTGGCCGGCTTCGTCGTGTTGCCAGTGGCGATGATCTGGATCGCACGGTGGTTTAGGCTGGAGAAGGCCTATGTGCCCTTCGTCATCGTGACGAACTGGATATCGGTGATCGGCATGCTGGTGCTCTCGGTGCCGGCCATGCTCATGCTCGTAGGCTGGGCGCCTCCGGGGCTTGCCAGCCTGTTCAGCCTCGCCTTCGCGATCATTGTCGTCCGGCTGCAATGGTTCGCCACCAAGTCTACCCTTGGCCTCGCGAGCCTCCCGGCGCTCGGCATCGTCGTGTTCGGGATCTTGCTCAATGCGGTCGTGGCGAGCGCGATGCGGGGCCTGCTAGGGTAGAGCATCGGCCCCAAAATTGGACACCACTTTTGGGATCCATCCGATGCTGCTTCTTTGATGAGCGCATCGCCGGAGCGGAAAACCGGATCCACTTTTCACTGACGTGGCCCTCTGGGTCCGCGCGATGCGCTAATCCGGATAATCGACGCCGATCAGGTAGAGGCCCGTCGGCGGGGCCATCGGGCCGCATCGCTTGCGGTCTCGCGCGTCGAGGGCTGCACGCACATCCTCCGCCGACCAGCGCCCGGCACCTGCCCGCTCCAGCGTTCCCGTCATCGAGCGCACCTGATGGTGCAGGAACGAGCGGGCGGAGGCATAGATGCGGATCTCCTCGCCGATCCGCTCCACATCGAGACGGTCGAGCGTGCGGATCGGGCTGTTGGCCTGGCATTCGGCCGCGCGGAACGTGGTGAAGTCGTGCCGCCCGATCAGCAGCTGCGCGGCTTCGTGCATGACCTCGGCATCGAGCGCCCAGGCGACGTGCCAGACCCGGCTCGCATCGAGCGTCGGCGGCGCCCGGCGGTTGAGGATGCGATAGACGTAGTGCCGCTTCACGGCGGAGATGCGCGCATTGAACGTCTCGGGCACGATCTGCGCCGAGAGGATCGCGACGGGGGCCGGCTTCAGATGCGCGTTGGTGGCGTCCCGCACCGTATCCGGCCGCCACTCCTTGTCCAGATCCACATGCACGACCTGATGCGTGGCATGAACGCCGGAATCCGTGCGGCCGGCGCAATGGATCCGCACGGCCGTGCCGGCGAAGCGCGCGATGGCATCCTCCACCGCCTGCTGAACGGAGAGACCGTTGGTCTGATGCTGCCAACCGGTGAAGGGCGTGCCGTCGTATTCGACGACAAGCTTGTAGCGAGGCATGTCTATTTCAGCTCTGCAAAGGCCCGGGCATAGGCGACCGGACCATGGGCCCGTTTTCCGGTGTCGGAAAGGGCAAGCGCCTGGAGATAGGGTCCGTCATAAGGGGTTTTCAGGCGCTCCGCCAGCTTCGGATCGAAGCTGAAACGTCCATAGAAGGACGGCTCCCCGAGGACCACGACGAGATCGTATCCGTCATCCGTCAGGCGTTGCAGGCTCCGCCGGACGAGGGCCGTCCCGACGCCCTGGTTCTGGAAGGCGGGCGAGACCGCCAGCGGCGCCAGCACGCAGGCTCGCACGGAAGGGGTTTCATGCAGGGCCAAGTGGGAATAGGCGATATGTCCCGCCGGCTTCCCGTCATAAGCCAGGAGCGAGAGGATCAGATCCCCCTCGCTTTCCATGTCGCGGACGAGGTCGGCTTCCG
Protein-coding regions in this window:
- a CDS encoding prephenate dehydratase, whose translation is MSKIISFQGELGANSHTACLEARPDWEVLPCPTFEDAFAAVNEGPAGLAMIPIENSIAGRVADIHHLLPTSGLHIVGEHFLPIHFHLMAIPEADLGTVKDVYSHVHALGQCRKIIRKLGLKAHVAGDTAGSAREVAEWKDPSRASLSPRMAADIYGLRILAENVEDEAHNTTRFVILSKAPQWAPAGPEPVVTSFVFRVRNLPAALYKALGGFATNGVNMTKLESYMLEGDFTATQFYAEVDGHPEDAGLRRALEELEFFSRELRILGVYAADPFREKVREAAE
- a CDS encoding GNAT family N-acetyltransferase: MTILVREAVEADVEGIARVHVQGWRESYKDFLSPEALAGLSVEERMRMWQGAFARPDPRAKTLVAETGAGEIVGFASGGPIRSETAELLGTEAEIFAIYLLDRVKRQGIGRRLMTGVFDHLGGQGLGSAGLWVLKDNLSARRFYETLGGTPGPEQTFDVRGQNVVEIAYRFALAQRV
- the nudC gene encoding NAD(+) diphosphatase, producing the protein MTRPIAYISNPLVRHSAERDPEALAKALHDPRAAMIILAGDLPILRAGEPGTSLHPAAILSRLPAHREQIFLGTLGERPVVATLAEPEAAEPFQDDPAFAVVDLRSIAVRGLVPAEELGMLAMAKSLLDWHRRHRFCANCGAPTQAAQAGFRRDCASCGTQHFPRTDPVVIMLIVRGDKCLMGRQPRFAERMYSCLAGFLEPGETIEDAVRRETFEEAGIRVGAVRYMTSQPWPFPSNIMIGCIGEALTDEIRFDGEELEDARWFTKDDIRQMLAGTHAHFNAPVPIAIANHLIREWVKD
- a CDS encoding HIT domain-containing protein — its product is MSEADIAPQARLHSPMTFQLDSRLDADTIPVGDLALSSVLLLNDARFPWFVLVPRVEGVSEITDLSEEQSAQLMQEIRIATKVMLELSKPDKVNVGALGNIVTQLHVHVIGRFRSDPAWPGPVWGHGTRTPYPDHAASALIERAATLFASA
- a CDS encoding DNA polymerase III subunit gamma/tau, whose amino-acid sequence is MDDTTAGTPLNDEPALPGFPAAPAPTAPASPYRVLARKYRPKTFDDLIGQEAMVRTLSNAFETGRIPQAWMLTGVRGVGKTTTARILARGLNYQKADGSGKPTIHMPELGVHCEAIMESRHVDVLEMDAASHTGIDDVRQIIDGIRYSPVSARYKVYIIDEVHMLSEKAFNAFLKTLEEPPPHAKFIFATTEIRKVPVTILSRCQRFDLRRIEADKLVAHLGRICDAEGVQADQEALAAIARAAEGSARDSLSLMDQAIAHGAGLVTPDTVRDMLGLADRTQVIDLFETVMRGDVPAAFAGLRSQYDAGADPAVILSDLAAFSHIVTRLKLIPEAARDPALSEIERTRGTDYAQKLSVRTLSRAWQILLKGIPEVQASNRPIAAAEMVIVRLAYAADLPTPDEALRALKDGAPVPSGGPSAPAPRPSGPATSGNMALATSQAHPQPRPQSAAPEPTMRLRRFEDVVALAGEKREIVLKAQLEREVRLVRFEEGRIELSLIEGGSRTIANDLTRALQQWTGERWMVALSSEEGQQTLHEKAAAAERERKEGAANHPLVQAVLSKFPGAQIVNVIERTEKPGEDAETEILGEEDAAAAHEAEDDDDLF
- a CDS encoding YbaB/EbfC family nucleoid-associated protein; translated protein: MKDIMGLMKQAQAMQQKLQDAQAELDTLEVDGTSGGGVVTVKVTGKGSLKSIAIDPSLMNPDEKEILEDLIVAAMNDARGKAERAAQERMESITKGLPLPPGLKLF
- the recR gene encoding recombination mediator RecR, encoding MAQHVAGPEIERLIQLLARLPGLGPRSARRAALHLIKKRETLLNPLSDAMRIANERIVVCSSCGNVDTQDPCTICRDAKRDPSILVVVEDVSDLWALERSGAVNAKYHVLGGVLSPLDGVRPEHLNLDSLVARASEPGVAEAILALNATVDGQTTAHYITELLAHLPIKVTKLAHGVPVGGELDYLDEGTLSAAIRQRTSF
- the dapD gene encoding 2,3,4,5-tetrahydropyridine-2,6-dicarboxylate N-succinyltransferase — its product is MSNADLSRTIDAAWEDRANVTPSTTGAVREAVEEAMNLLDSGKARAAEKVGGEWQVHEWLKKAVLLSFRLNDMSIIKGGPGEATWWDKVPSKFDGWGENRFREAGFRAVPNCIVRRSAYIAPGVILMPSFVNLGAYVDEGTMVDTWATVGSCAQIGKNVHLSGGVGIGGVLEPLQASPTIIEDNCFIGARSEVVEGVIVGEGSVLSMGVFISASTKIIDRNTGEVFVGRVPPYSVVVPGSLPGKPLPDGTPGPSLYCAVIVKRVDAQTRAKTGINELLRD
- the dapE gene encoding succinyl-diaminopimelate desuccinylase — its product is MEPSPLFLAQSLLRCPSVTPEEGGALAFIESVLKGAGFEVHRPVFSEPGTPDVENLYARYGTGQPYMLFAGHTDVVPPGDVSRWQYDPFGGEIHGGELYGRGAVDMKGGIACMMAGALAFIRDNPDFKGSIGFLITGDEEGPAVNGTVKLLEWAKGRGERFDHCILGEPTNPNQLGDMIKIGRRGSLTGRIVVEGKQGHVAYPHLADNPIPGMMRLLDGLLREPLDRGTDHFDASNLEVTTIDVGNPAANVIPAEAKATFNIRFNDLWTPHSLEAEIERRLREAAGNTVHYTLKVEPTNAVAFLTPPNAFVSFIAEAIEAETGAKPKLSTTGGTSDARFIVKDCPVVEFGLVGQTMHQIDERVAVADLDRLATIYRKVLDAYFAA
- the truA gene encoding tRNA pseudouridine(38-40) synthase TruA, translated to MPRYKLVVEYDGTPFTGWQHQTNGLSVQQAVEDAIARFAGTAVRIHCAGRTDSGVHATHQVVHVDLDKEWRPDTVRDATNAHLKPAPVAILSAQIVPETFNARISAVKRHYVYRILNRRAPPTLDASRVWHVAWALDAEVMHEAAQLLIGRHDFTTFRAAECQANSPIRTLDRLDVERIGEEIRIYASARSFLHHQVRSMTGTLERAGAGRWSAEDVRAALDARDRKRCGPMAPPTGLYLIGVDYPD
- a CDS encoding GNAT family N-acetyltransferase, which produces MTTIRLEESTDWPAIYAIYDAAFAQTAEADLVRDMESEGDLILSLLAYDGKPAGHIAYSHLALHETPSVRACVLAPLAVSPAFQNQGVGTALVRRSLQRLTDDGYDLVVVLGEPSFYGRFSFDPKLAERLKTPYDGPYLQALALSDTGKRAHGPVAYARAFAELK